From Heliomicrobium modesticaldum Ice1, a single genomic window includes:
- the nusB gene encoding transcription antitermination factor NusB: MSRRQGRETALQTLFMADVGRMEPAYALQYASEEFGISEAAAAFARELVEGAVANRETIDGNIRRLAKEWNLERMPHVDRNLLRVAIFEMLFREDIPLNAAINEAIELAKIYANEESAKFVNGILGQLARELREARGEKTSAQEGAPAAVTNRVTTPAPESTPVPDPDATPATTPVTTTVISETAANRETRSMAEEETQPPGVNEV; this comes from the coding sequence TTGAGCAGGCGACAAGGGCGGGAGACTGCCTTGCAGACGTTGTTTATGGCTGATGTGGGCCGGATGGAACCGGCCTATGCCTTGCAGTACGCCAGTGAAGAATTCGGGATCAGCGAGGCGGCCGCCGCCTTTGCCCGGGAACTGGTCGAAGGCGCGGTGGCGAACCGAGAGACGATCGACGGGAACATCCGCCGCCTGGCCAAGGAGTGGAACCTGGAGCGGATGCCCCATGTGGACCGCAACCTGCTGCGCGTGGCCATCTTTGAGATGCTTTTTCGGGAGGACATCCCTTTGAACGCCGCCATCAACGAGGCCATCGAGTTGGCCAAGATCTACGCCAACGAGGAATCGGCCAAGTTTGTGAACGGCATCCTTGGCCAACTGGCCCGGGAGCTCCGCGAGGCGCGCGGCGAGAAGACTTCGGCGCAGGAAGGGGCGCCTGCCGCAGTGACGAACCGGGTGACGACCCCGGCGCCAGAGTCAACCCCAGTGCCGGACCCAGACGCAACCCCAGCGACAACCCCGGTGACTACCACGGTGATTTCGGAAACAGCGGCGAATCGGGAGACGCGTTCCATGGCCGAAGAGGAAACGCAGCCGCCCGGTGTCAACGAGGTGTAG
- the xseA gene encoding exodeoxyribonuclease VII large subunit: protein MDKIWSVTQLNTYIQGLLEAAPRLTDLWVQGEISNFKHHTSGHMYFTLKDRESVVKAVMFRGKNRCLSFRPENGLKVILRGQVSVYPRDGIYQIYAEEMEPAGLGGIFLALEQVKQRLAADGLFAAERKRPLPLLPRKVGIVTAPTGAAIRDLFSVLQRRFPTMNIAFAPAVVQGEEAVPSLIRALQRIVRVPGVDVVIIGRGGGSREDLWAFNDEALCRAIAACPVPVVSAVGHESDVSLTDLVADMRAATPSAAAELVVPLYSALHGRVDDLALQLQRAMTVRLARERRALSALAGRPSLDNPLLRLRAPRQRVDQFEERLRRAVSLSRAAQLRRRLKELEGRLLSASSPQRLCPRRERIEDLKHRLIALSEKGLHGRRRELAMQAGLLDALSPLAVLDRGFALCLDSAGQVLRDSAAVAEGERVDIVLQRGELTCRVEERRENRRWQREKQT, encoded by the coding sequence ATGGACAAGATCTGGTCTGTGACCCAGTTGAATACCTACATTCAGGGGCTCCTCGAAGCGGCGCCCCGCTTGACCGATCTGTGGGTGCAAGGGGAGATCTCCAACTTCAAGCACCACACCTCCGGCCACATGTACTTCACCTTAAAAGACCGGGAGAGCGTCGTCAAAGCCGTCATGTTTCGCGGCAAAAACCGCTGCCTTTCCTTCCGCCCCGAAAACGGCCTGAAGGTGATCCTGCGCGGGCAGGTGTCGGTCTACCCGCGCGACGGCATCTATCAGATCTATGCCGAAGAGATGGAGCCGGCCGGTCTGGGCGGCATCTTTCTCGCCCTGGAGCAGGTGAAACAGCGGCTCGCAGCAGACGGCCTCTTCGCTGCTGAACGCAAACGTCCCCTGCCGCTGTTGCCCCGCAAGGTGGGCATCGTGACGGCGCCGACCGGGGCGGCCATCCGGGACCTTTTTTCTGTGCTCCAGCGCCGCTTTCCGACCATGAACATCGCCTTCGCTCCAGCCGTCGTGCAAGGGGAAGAGGCCGTGCCGAGCTTGATCCGGGCCTTGCAACGGATCGTCCGCGTTCCCGGCGTCGATGTGGTGATCATCGGTCGCGGCGGTGGCTCGCGAGAGGATCTGTGGGCCTTCAATGACGAAGCCCTCTGCCGCGCCATCGCCGCCTGTCCTGTGCCCGTCGTGTCGGCGGTAGGCCATGAATCGGACGTGTCCCTTACCGATCTGGTGGCCGATATGCGAGCCGCCACACCGTCGGCGGCGGCGGAACTGGTCGTTCCGCTCTACAGCGCCCTGCACGGTCGCGTCGATGACTTGGCATTGCAACTGCAGCGGGCTATGACGGTGCGTTTGGCGCGGGAACGGCGGGCGCTGTCGGCCCTGGCCGGACGGCCGTCGCTCGACAACCCGCTATTGCGGCTCCGTGCTCCGCGCCAGCGCGTCGACCAGTTCGAGGAGCGGCTGCGCCGGGCTGTGTCGCTCAGTCGGGCGGCCCAACTGCGGCGACGGCTCAAGGAGCTGGAGGGGCGCCTCCTCTCGGCGTCGTCGCCACAGCGCCTCTGCCCGAGGCGAGAGCGGATAGAAGACTTGAAACACCGGCTGATCGCTCTTTCAGAAAAAGGGCTCCATGGCCGGCGGCGGGAACTGGCCATGCAGGCGGGGCTGCTCGACGCCCTCAGCCCCTTGGCCGTCTTAGACCGTGGCTTTGCCCTTTGCCTGGACTCGGCCGGCCAGGTCCTTCGCGACAGCGCCGCCGTGGCGGAAGGGGAACGGGTCGATATCGTATTGCAGCGCGGCGAACTGACCTGCCGCGTGGAAGAGAGAAGGGAGAATAGGCGGTGGCAAAGGGAAAAGCAAACCTGA
- a CDS encoding sulfide/dihydroorotate dehydrogenase-like FAD/NAD-binding protein, producing MYPIVRKEILSASVKLFDLKAPLVAAKAKAGQFFILRADEKGERIPLTIADFDREQGTITAIFQEIGAGTRLLGRLEAGDAVLDVVGPLGVPSEIERFDGPVAVVGGGVGIAPIYPIARALKEAGNRVIAIIGARNKELLFWEEKMAAVSDALIVCTDDGSYGRKGFVTDALKDLYEANKDLQRVWAIGPMPMMRAIANTTRPMGVPTIVSMNPLMLDGTGMCGACRVLVGGETKFACVDGPEFDGHLVDFDLALKRLAIYRDEEKRALAALEHHREGGRCGCH from the coding sequence ATGTACCCGATTGTGCGGAAAGAGATCCTTTCCGCCAGTGTCAAGCTTTTCGATCTGAAAGCTCCGCTGGTGGCGGCCAAAGCGAAGGCCGGACAGTTTTTTATTCTTCGCGCCGATGAAAAAGGCGAGCGCATCCCGCTGACCATCGCCGATTTTGACCGGGAGCAGGGGACGATCACGGCCATCTTTCAGGAGATCGGCGCGGGCACCCGCCTGCTCGGCCGGTTGGAAGCAGGGGACGCCGTCCTCGATGTGGTCGGTCCCCTCGGCGTGCCTTCCGAGATTGAGCGCTTTGACGGCCCTGTCGCGGTCGTCGGCGGCGGCGTCGGCATCGCCCCCATCTACCCCATCGCCCGCGCCCTGAAGGAGGCTGGCAACCGCGTCATCGCCATCATCGGCGCCCGCAACAAGGAACTGCTCTTCTGGGAAGAAAAGATGGCCGCCGTCAGCGACGCCTTGATCGTCTGCACCGACGACGGATCTTATGGGCGCAAGGGCTTTGTCACCGACGCCTTGAAAGACCTCTATGAAGCGAACAAGGATCTGCAGCGCGTCTGGGCCATCGGCCCCATGCCGATGATGCGCGCCATCGCCAACACGACCCGCCCCATGGGTGTGCCCACCATCGTCAGCATGAACCCGCTGATGCTGGACGGCACGGGCATGTGCGGCGCTTGTCGCGTCCTCGTCGGCGGCGAGACCAAGTTCGCCTGTGTCGACGGCCCCGAGTTTGACGGCCACCTGGTCGATTTCGACCTGGCCCTCAAGCGGCTTGCCATCTATCGCGACGAGGAGAAGCGCGCCCTGGCGGCGCTGGAGCATCACCGTGAAGGGGGGCGCTGCGGATGTCATTAA
- the gltA gene encoding NADPH-dependent glutamate synthase, producing MSLKETIRQPMPCQDPQVRRTNFDEVALGYSEEQAVKEAARCIQCKKPRCREGCPVEVLIPDFIKAVAARDFAGAAVKLKEKNALPAICGRVCPQESQCEEKCILGIKSEPVAIGRLERFVADWEMAQGASATEPAPAKGAKVAVIGAGPAGLTCAAELAKLGYAVTVFEALHTAGGVLMYGIPEFRLPKAIVDKEIANLRQLGVDLQFNVVIGSSVTVEELMNERGYAAVFLGTGAGLPNFMGIPGENLCGVFSANEFLTRTNLMKGFRFPEYGTPVKLGRKVAVLGAGNVAMDAARTAVRLGAEEVTIVYRRSDKEMPARAEEIEHAREEGVQFQLLTNPVEIIGDENGWVKAMKCLRYELGEPDASGRRKPVAIANSEFVMDTDTVIIAIGTGPNPLATKSTAGLELNRRGNIVADEAGRTSIPGVFAGGDIVTGAATVILAMGAGKKAAQAIDAYITTKAAEAAN from the coding sequence ATGTCATTAAAGGAGACGATCCGGCAACCGATGCCCTGCCAGGACCCTCAGGTTCGCCGCACCAACTTTGACGAAGTCGCCCTCGGCTACTCTGAAGAGCAGGCCGTCAAGGAAGCGGCTCGCTGTATCCAGTGCAAAAAGCCCAGGTGCCGAGAAGGCTGCCCCGTTGAGGTGTTAATACCCGATTTCATTAAAGCCGTCGCCGCGCGCGATTTCGCCGGCGCGGCGGTGAAGCTGAAAGAGAAAAACGCGCTGCCTGCCATCTGCGGCCGCGTCTGTCCCCAGGAGAGCCAGTGCGAAGAAAAGTGCATCCTGGGCATCAAGTCGGAACCGGTCGCCATCGGGCGGCTGGAGCGCTTTGTGGCCGACTGGGAGATGGCCCAGGGCGCTAGCGCAACCGAACCCGCCCCGGCCAAAGGCGCAAAAGTCGCTGTCATCGGCGCCGGCCCGGCCGGTCTCACCTGCGCCGCCGAGCTGGCTAAACTCGGCTACGCCGTGACCGTCTTCGAGGCCTTGCACACCGCCGGCGGCGTGCTCATGTACGGCATTCCCGAGTTTCGCCTGCCCAAGGCGATTGTCGATAAAGAGATCGCCAACCTGCGCCAACTGGGCGTCGATTTGCAGTTCAACGTCGTCATCGGGTCGTCTGTGACGGTGGAGGAGCTGATGAACGAACGGGGCTATGCCGCCGTCTTCCTCGGCACCGGCGCAGGCCTGCCCAACTTCATGGGCATCCCCGGCGAAAACCTCTGCGGCGTCTTTTCGGCCAATGAGTTTTTGACGCGGACGAACCTGATGAAGGGCTTCCGCTTCCCTGAATACGGCACGCCTGTCAAACTGGGCCGCAAGGTGGCCGTCTTGGGCGCCGGCAACGTAGCCATGGACGCCGCCCGCACCGCCGTGCGCCTCGGCGCGGAAGAGGTCACCATCGTCTACCGCCGCTCCGACAAGGAGATGCCGGCTCGGGCCGAGGAGATCGAACACGCCCGGGAAGAGGGCGTTCAGTTTCAGCTCCTCACCAACCCTGTCGAGATCATCGGCGATGAGAACGGCTGGGTGAAGGCGATGAAGTGCCTCCGCTATGAACTGGGCGAACCTGACGCCTCAGGCCGCCGCAAGCCTGTGGCGATCGCTAACTCCGAGTTCGTCATGGACACCGATACGGTCATCATCGCCATCGGCACGGGGCCAAACCCCCTGGCCACCAAGTCTACGGCCGGCCTGGAATTGAACCGTCGCGGCAACATCGTCGCCGACGAGGCGGGCCGCACCTCCATCCCCGGCGTCTTTGCCGGCGGGGATATCGTCACCGGCGCCGCCACGGTCATCTTGGCCATGGGCGCCGGCAAGAAGGCGGCCCAGGCCATCGACGCCTACATCACGACGAAGGCGGCTGAGGCGGCGAATTAG
- a CDS encoding O-sialoglycoprotein endopeptidase yields MGADIIRGVLGIDTSCYTTSVAFASLDGRLLAQKRQLLPVKPGERGLRQGDAFFLHGRQLPHVMEALFADLRCSGEAKAGREGLRVEAVAASTRPRPEEGAYLPVFLAGEAVGRSVAAAQGVPFFATTHQEGHIMAGIASLEDREQAEALLKKGFLSVHLSGGTTELLRVRFDGASAVFSIEKLGATTDLHAGQLVDRVGVALGLPFPAGPHLEALAAQCDGGRCAAEGAAEGSTEAIEAIPFPASVKGYNVSFSGAEAQALRLIEKWRKANEAASPAAIATLPGDPAHPGIPALPAIARGIEGCLASTLEKILRRAIAETGCRDVLIVGGVAANGFLRRRLRERLEHRAVGGRLAFATTALSGDNAAGVALLGAKFLSASMACR; encoded by the coding sequence ATGGGGGCGGATATCATTCGCGGGGTCTTGGGCATCGACACGAGTTGCTATACGACCTCTGTCGCCTTTGCCAGCCTCGATGGCAGGCTGCTGGCCCAGAAACGGCAATTGTTGCCTGTGAAGCCGGGAGAAAGGGGTCTCCGCCAGGGAGACGCCTTTTTTTTGCATGGCCGCCAACTGCCGCATGTCATGGAGGCGTTGTTTGCTGACTTGCGCTGCTCTGGGGAGGCGAAAGCCGGTAGAGAAGGTCTCCGCGTCGAGGCTGTCGCCGCCTCCACCCGGCCCAGGCCGGAGGAAGGCGCTTATCTGCCTGTCTTTTTGGCCGGCGAGGCGGTCGGGCGGTCGGTGGCGGCGGCGCAGGGCGTCCCCTTTTTCGCGACGACCCACCAGGAGGGGCACATCATGGCGGGGATCGCCTCCTTGGAAGACCGTGAACAGGCGGAGGCGCTGCTGAAAAAGGGCTTTCTCTCGGTCCACCTCTCCGGCGGGACGACGGAACTGTTGCGGGTGCGCTTCGACGGGGCCAGCGCCGTTTTTTCCATAGAAAAGTTGGGCGCCACAACAGACCTGCACGCCGGGCAACTGGTTGACCGCGTCGGCGTGGCCTTAGGGCTGCCCTTCCCGGCGGGACCGCACCTGGAGGCGCTGGCCGCTCAGTGTGACGGCGGCAGGTGCGCTGCCGAAGGAGCGGCGGAAGGTTCCACCGAAGCGATCGAGGCGATCCCCTTTCCTGCCTCGGTGAAAGGCTACAATGTCAGTTTTTCCGGCGCGGAGGCCCAAGCGCTGCGGCTCATCGAAAAGTGGCGTAAGGCAAATGAAGCCGCCTCGCCTGCGGCCATTGCCACACTTCCGGGCGATCCGGCGCATCCAGGCATCCCTGCACTGCCGGCCATCGCCCGCGGCATCGAAGGCTGTCTCGCCTCGACGCTGGAGAAGATCCTGCGCCGGGCCATCGCAGAGACCGGTTGCCGCGACGTGCTCATCGTCGGCGGCGTGGCGGCCAACGGCTTTCTGCGGCGGCGCCTGCGGGAGCGCTTGGAACACCGCGCCGTCGGCGGTCGCCTCGCCTTTGCCACAACGGCTCTGTCGGGCGACAACGCTGCCGGCGTCGCGCTGTTAGGTGCCAAGTTTCTCTCCGCTTCCATGGCTTGCCGTTGA